One Spirochaetales bacterium genomic region harbors:
- a CDS encoding MoxR family ATPase produces MDEELIAKKAEIVNKIIENISKVFVGKEYQIRILLIGFISGLHVLIEDIPGVGKTTLARCLAASVGLDFGRIQFTPDLLPGDIVGMSVWSNEKREFVFKEGAVMHQFILADELNRASPRTQSSLLEAMQEESVTVDGVTYKLKEPFFVVATQNPVTFVGSFLLPEAQVDRFGISFSIGYLDEDNEVMMLNRFQEANPLLGLKTVSTPEEIIDIRKIIRNIRVDDAIKHFIVQIASESRKSKNIKLGLSPRASQHLLLASQAEAFMKKRGYVIPEDVLKMAQPVLAHRLVLSAEAKIESKTADMIVTRIKQSVEIPTGINE; encoded by the coding sequence ATGGATGAAGAACTCATTGCCAAAAAGGCGGAAATCGTCAACAAAATAATCGAAAATATCAGCAAGGTCTTCGTGGGAAAAGAGTACCAGATCAGGATCCTGCTGATCGGTTTCATTTCAGGCCTCCACGTGTTGATTGAGGATATTCCCGGTGTGGGTAAAACGACCCTCGCCCGGTGCCTTGCTGCCAGTGTCGGGCTTGATTTCGGTCGTATCCAGTTCACGCCCGACCTTCTCCCCGGAGATATTGTCGGGATGTCGGTATGGAGTAATGAAAAAAGAGAGTTTGTTTTCAAGGAAGGAGCGGTCATGCACCAGTTTATCCTTGCCGACGAACTCAACCGTGCTTCACCCCGTACGCAGTCGAGTCTCCTCGAGGCCATGCAGGAGGAAAGCGTCACGGTCGACGGGGTGACCTACAAACTCAAGGAGCCTTTCTTTGTCGTCGCGACCCAGAACCCGGTGACGTTTGTCGGATCGTTTCTTCTTCCCGAAGCGCAGGTCGACCGGTTCGGTATTTCGTTTTCCATCGGGTACCTGGATGAAGACAACGAAGTGATGATGCTCAACAGGTTTCAGGAAGCAAATCCGCTTCTCGGCTTGAAGACGGTCTCGACGCCTGAAGAAATAATCGACATCCGTAAAATCATACGTAATATCCGTGTTGACGACGCCATCAAACATTTCATCGTCCAGATAGCCTCGGAATCGAGAAAAAGCAAGAATATAAAATTGGGACTCAGTCCCCGCGCATCCCAACACCTTCTTCTCGCTTCCCAGGCGGAGGCGTTCATGAAAAAACGCGGGTATGTGATACCGGAAGACGTGCTTAAAATGGCGCAGCCGGTTCTTGCCCACAGGCTGGTCCTCTCCGCCGAGGCCAAGATCGAGAGTAAAACGGCGGACATGATTGTGACCAGAATCAAGCAAAGCGTGGAGATACCGACGGGAATCAATGAATAA
- a CDS encoding YjbQ family protein — protein MKSFRRELWFEAKKRRELINITPMVKNCLTESGIKEGLLLCNAMHITASVFINDDEAGLHADFETWLEGLAPEKPYSRYRHNGYEDNADAHLKRTIMGREVVVAVTGGELDFGPWEQIFYGEFDGKRRKRVLVKIIGE, from the coding sequence ATGAAAAGCTTTCGCAGGGAATTATGGTTTGAGGCAAAAAAACGAAGGGAACTTATCAATATCACCCCGATGGTAAAAAACTGCCTTACTGAAAGCGGTATAAAGGAAGGGCTGTTACTATGCAATGCGATGCACATCACGGCAAGCGTCTTTATCAATGACGACGAAGCCGGGCTGCATGCCGATTTCGAAACATGGCTCGAAGGACTCGCGCCGGAAAAACCGTATTCACGATACCGTCATAACGGGTATGAAGACAACGCGGACGCCCACCTGAAACGGACGATCATGGGGCGGGAGGTCGTTGTCGCTGTAACCGGCGGCGAACTCGATTTCGGACCGTGGGAACAGATCTTCTACGGGGAGTTCGACGGAAAGAGAAGGAAAAGGGTACTGGTAAAGATAATCGGTGAATAA
- a CDS encoding HlyD family secretion protein, whose translation MKDKDRKRPFFIGLAVLLILVAVGILFGYIWIVETINYASTDDAAIDGDHVNISAKMPGRIKSLLLSEGDTVEKGQLLVLLDDADLRAQEKQAEASLEYSKQNLLLAKVGLDNAGDDFDRIKVLFASGAATKEQNDHAAKAFDMARAQYAIAEAQINTAKAQLGIIQTQLLNTRITSPMSGVIAKQTSMPGDVVQSGQTIFSINNLSDLWVIANFEETKIRKIHVDAWVEISIDAYPELHCTGRVARISAGIVPPPFSIGEFTKTTQRIPVKIVFDRIPETRFLLPGMSVEVKVKI comes from the coding sequence ATGAAAGACAAGGATCGGAAAAGACCGTTTTTTATCGGTCTGGCGGTATTGCTTATCCTCGTTGCCGTGGGCATATTGTTCGGCTATATCTGGATTGTCGAGACTATTAATTATGCCAGTACCGACGATGCCGCGATTGACGGCGACCATGTGAATATAAGTGCGAAGATGCCGGGACGGATAAAAAGCCTGCTTCTTTCGGAAGGAGATACGGTCGAAAAAGGGCAGTTGTTGGTACTTCTGGATGATGCGGATTTACGCGCACAGGAGAAACAGGCGGAGGCTTCTTTAGAATATTCAAAACAGAACCTGCTTCTGGCAAAAGTAGGTCTCGATAATGCAGGGGATGATTTCGATCGTATAAAGGTGCTGTTTGCCTCCGGGGCGGCAACAAAAGAACAAAATGACCACGCAGCCAAAGCTTTCGATATGGCACGGGCGCAATATGCAATTGCTGAGGCACAAATTAATACCGCCAAAGCCCAGTTGGGAATTATTCAGACCCAATTGCTGAATACACGGATTACCTCTCCGATGTCTGGGGTTATCGCGAAACAGACGTCAATGCCCGGGGATGTGGTCCAGTCCGGTCAGACTATCTTTTCGATAAATAATCTCTCCGATCTATGGGTTATTGCAAACTTCGAAGAAACGAAAATCAGAAAGATCCATGTGGATGCATGGGTTGAGATTTCAATCGACGCGTACCCGGAACTTCACTGCACGGGCCGGGTCGCACGTATAAGCGCCGGTATTGTTCCCCCGCCGTTTTCTATCGGGGAGTTTACGAAAACGACGCAGCGTATTCCGGTTAAAATCGTATTCGACCGTATACCGGAAACCCGATTTCTCCTGCCGGGGATGTCCGTGGAGGTAAAGGTCAAGATATAA
- a CDS encoding ABC transporter ATP-binding protein, whose protein sequence is MMGRGPVEKPKDFKGTLKRLMVYLKPHALQLSIVLIFAVLSTVFAIVGPKIMGKATTKLFEGIMAKYMSIYLKKPVPSIDFMFIGRIILFLIFLYCMSALFSFIQQYQMAGISQKTVFDMRRDINHKLARLPLRFFDSRTHGEIMSRVTNDIDTISSSLQQSLTQLITSVCTIIGVLIMMLTISPWLTLITMITLPLSFFGTANIAKVSQKSFAAQQKELGALNGHVEEMYTGHIIVRAFGHERESIARFDTINKRLYKASWRAQFVSGIIMPMMNFINNIGYVLICVIGGIMAARKVLELGDIQAFIQYSRQFTQPIAQTANIANILQSTIASAERVFEILDEQEELPDSPEAVSLASPRGEVIFSHVRFGYRDDEVLMEDMNINVTPGMTIAIVGPTGAGKTTLVNLLMRFYDIAGGTITIDGVDIRDFRRGALRTMFGMVLQDTWLFNGTIMENIAYGREGAAEKDVFQAAKAAQADHFIRALPNGYDFRLKEEASNISQGEKQLLTIARAILAKPAILILDEATSSVDTRTEVAIQRAMKKLMKGRTSFVIAHRLSTIRDAKLILVMNAGSIIEMGNHEELLAKNGFYAELYNSQFTGAHIYT, encoded by the coding sequence ATGATGGGGAGGGGGCCTGTCGAAAAGCCGAAGGATTTCAAGGGAACATTGAAAAGGCTGATGGTTTATCTGAAACCGCACGCGTTACAGCTTTCAATTGTATTGATATTCGCCGTATTGAGTACCGTCTTTGCTATCGTGGGTCCCAAAATTATGGGCAAGGCAACGACAAAGCTTTTTGAAGGAATCATGGCAAAATATATGTCGATATATCTGAAGAAACCTGTTCCATCGATCGATTTCATGTTTATCGGGAGAATTATACTGTTTTTGATATTCCTTTATTGTATGAGTGCGCTGTTCAGTTTTATTCAGCAATATCAGATGGCCGGTATTTCCCAGAAAACGGTGTTTGATATGCGTAGAGACATCAATCATAAACTCGCACGACTTCCCCTCAGGTTTTTCGATTCACGGACTCATGGTGAAATAATGAGCCGGGTAACGAATGACATTGATACGATAAGCTCGTCACTCCAGCAGAGTCTTACCCAGCTGATCACTTCCGTTTGTACGATAATCGGCGTTTTAATTATGATGCTTACGATTAGCCCGTGGCTGACCCTTATCACGATGATAACCCTGCCGCTTTCGTTTTTTGGAACGGCGAATATAGCGAAGGTCTCGCAAAAAAGTTTTGCGGCACAGCAAAAGGAATTGGGCGCGCTTAACGGCCATGTGGAGGAAATGTATACGGGCCATATCATTGTCAGGGCATTCGGGCATGAGCGGGAATCGATTGCCCGGTTCGATACGATAAACAAGCGACTCTATAAAGCGAGTTGGAGGGCACAGTTTGTTTCCGGAATTATTATGCCGATGATGAACTTCATCAACAATATCGGGTATGTCCTGATTTGTGTTATCGGAGGCATCATGGCCGCCAGAAAGGTGCTCGAGCTTGGCGACATTCAGGCTTTTATTCAATATTCAAGACAATTTACACAGCCGATTGCACAGACGGCAAATATCGCCAACATTCTCCAATCCACAATCGCCTCGGCGGAACGTGTTTTCGAAATTCTCGACGAACAGGAAGAACTTCCCGACAGTCCGGAGGCCGTTTCACTCGCCTCGCCCAGGGGTGAAGTGATATTCAGCCATGTACGGTTCGGGTACCGGGACGACGAAGTCCTCATGGAAGACATGAACATTAATGTCACGCCGGGAATGACCATCGCGATAGTCGGACCGACAGGGGCGGGAAAAACGACGCTCGTCAATCTCCTGATGCGTTTTTACGATATTGCCGGCGGTACAATCACCATTGACGGGGTGGATATACGAGATTTCAGGCGCGGAGCCCTGCGGACAATGTTCGGCATGGTTCTTCAGGACACATGGCTGTTCAACGGAACGATTATGGAAAATATAGCCTATGGACGCGAAGGCGCCGCGGAGAAAGACGTTTTTCAGGCCGCTAAAGCGGCCCAAGCGGATCATTTTATAAGGGCGTTGCCGAACGGTTATGATTTCCGCCTGAAGGAGGAAGCCTCGAATATTTCACAGGGTGAGAAACAGCTGTTGACCATAGCACGGGCCATTCTGGCGAAACCGGCAATACTTATCCTCGATGAAGCGACCAGCAGTGTCGATACAAGGACCGAGGTCGCTATCCAGCGTGCAATGAAAAAACTCATGAAAGGGAGAACAAGTTTTGTCATTGCGCACCGGCTTTCTACGATCCGTGATGCGAAGTTGATCCTGGTCATGAACGCCGGAAGCATCATAGAAATGGGAAATCACGAGGAATTGCTGGCGAAAAACGGTTTCTATGCAGAGTTGTATAACAGCCAGTTTACCGGTGCACACATATATACTTAA
- a CDS encoding ABC transporter ATP-binding protein, which produces MLRLLKFLKPYTIPVCAVVILIFFQCMAELYLPNLMSDIVNTGITKGDTDFIIRTGGLMLLVTLVGSFCAMLAAYLASHSAMGLGEILRGRIFTHVSGFSLKEFDKIGTPSLITRNTNDVTQIQMVVMIMLQMMIRAPIMCIGGIIMAVSKDSGLSWVIAVVIPVLAATIIVVAIKGFPLFQSIQKKIDKINLVLRESLTGIRVIRAFNRDEDERRRFNEANLDLTKVSITVNRLMAAMMPIMMLVMNFTTIGIIWFGSIRIDRGTSNIGNMMAFLQYALQILFSLLMASLMFIMIPRAQASAERINEVLDMKPEIKDPEKKTTTASDKRGCIEFRDVGFTYEGALEQAVKGITFSASSGEVTAIIGSTGSGKSTLINLVPRFYDVNTGCILIDGTDIRDMSQDYLRAKIGLVPQTSVLFSGTIAENIRYGKKDATEEEIRKAADIAQATEFICGMKDGFESVIAQGGTNLSGGQKQRLAIARALVKRPEIYIFDDSFSALDFKTDAKLRAALKKEITSSTVLIVGQRVATIMDSDRIIVLDEGRIAGMGRHRELYETCNVYREIVLSQLSEEEIA; this is translated from the coding sequence ATGCTGCGATTGTTGAAATTCCTGAAGCCTTATACCATCCCTGTCTGTGCGGTTGTTATCCTGATTTTTTTTCAATGCATGGCCGAATTGTACCTCCCGAACCTTATGTCGGATATCGTCAATACGGGTATTACGAAAGGCGATACCGATTTTATAATACGAACCGGCGGATTAATGCTGCTTGTCACCCTGGTCGGTTCTTTTTGTGCGATGTTGGCTGCGTATCTGGCTTCTCATTCCGCCATGGGGTTGGGCGAGATTTTACGCGGCAGGATTTTTACCCATGTTTCGGGCTTCTCTCTCAAGGAGTTTGATAAAATAGGGACTCCTTCCCTCATCACAAGGAACACGAACGATGTTACCCAGATCCAGATGGTGGTCATGATCATGCTGCAGATGATGATAAGGGCGCCGATCATGTGCATCGGCGGGATCATCATGGCTGTATCGAAAGACAGTGGATTGTCATGGGTTATCGCTGTTGTCATCCCGGTTCTCGCCGCGACCATTATTGTTGTGGCCATAAAAGGATTTCCCCTGTTTCAATCGATTCAGAAAAAAATCGACAAAATAAATCTCGTCCTCCGGGAAAGCCTTACCGGTATAAGGGTTATACGGGCTTTTAACCGGGATGAGGATGAGAGAAGACGCTTTAACGAAGCGAATCTCGATCTTACAAAGGTCTCCATAACGGTGAACAGGTTGATGGCTGCGATGATGCCGATTATGATGCTCGTTATGAATTTTACCACGATCGGTATAATATGGTTCGGCAGCATCCGGATCGACAGGGGAACCTCCAATATAGGAAATATGATGGCTTTTCTGCAATATGCATTACAGATTCTTTTTTCACTCCTTATGGCTTCGCTTATGTTCATCATGATTCCCCGCGCCCAGGCATCCGCGGAAAGAATCAATGAGGTACTGGACATGAAGCCGGAAATTAAAGATCCGGAAAAAAAGACAACGACCGCAAGTGATAAAAGGGGATGTATCGAGTTTCGTGATGTCGGTTTTACATATGAAGGCGCTCTGGAACAGGCAGTCAAAGGCATTACATTCTCCGCATCATCCGGTGAAGTCACCGCAATTATCGGAAGCACCGGTTCCGGTAAATCGACACTGATAAATCTTGTTCCCCGTTTCTATGATGTGAATACCGGATGCATTCTCATCGACGGTACGGATATACGCGACATGTCACAGGATTATTTACGGGCAAAAATCGGGCTTGTTCCGCAAACGAGCGTTCTTTTTTCCGGGACAATAGCGGAAAATATCCGGTACGGCAAAAAGGACGCAACGGAGGAGGAAATACGGAAAGCCGCCGACATCGCGCAGGCGACGGAGTTTATTTGCGGAATGAAAGACGGATTCGAATCGGTCATTGCACAGGGCGGTACCAATCTCTCCGGCGGCCAGAAACAACGGCTGGCAATCGCCCGCGCCCTTGTAAAACGGCCCGAGATATATATTTTCGATGACAGTTTTTCGGCACTTGATTTTAAAACAGACGCGAAACTGAGGGCCGCCCTTAAAAAGGAAATAACATCCTCTACGGTTCTCATTGTCGGTCAAAGGGTAGCTACAATCATGGATTCGGACAGGATTATTGTCCTGGACGAAGGCAGGATAGCCGGAATGGGAAGGCACAGGGAATTGTATGAAACATGCAATGTCTACCGGGAGATCGTACTGTCGCAGCTTTCCGAAGAGGAAATCGCATGA
- a CDS encoding TolC family protein, with the protein MTIAEIHLRWSVTRMNVRKYFFPANIVLLTLCFTLPLWSEAPVFSVEDAVKAAMETNPGIESAHCEWLSASAKAEAAQWRRFPSLSVSAGYQRLSELPPASMEIDNPFGPGTVSFDYPPSLINMYSFDVNLQYPVFSGFRIREAAAIASLQADGKLVTLEMVKLSLIFEVRRAYWEAVRASNNVETLKKNLELVRTNRELVDKLAAQGSATRADQLTAAMRYNQAEIDLGDALSMQMRAYMVLASLTGDIEKTGHVAADPSESGLPYILSSRPGEENGTRFDENLDEMRLIQTALERRPETRLSSIAVKTAEHGTKLAQAPLYPALALNGNYTLANPNQRVFPQKDAFTGTWTVGVNIGYDLGGLAATINESVSQKQAIGKARADAEKQRNIVILDVRTCLLNLVRTRKDLGLTKGMIGQAEENLRVVQQKFDIGVVKSPDLLAAQLDLLRTEFAIINREIDVKIANADLSRALALDEIR; encoded by the coding sequence ATGACGATAGCAGAAATCCATCTCAGATGGTCTGTAACGAGAATGAACGTGAGAAAATATTTCTTCCCGGCCAATATAGTTCTCCTTACGCTTTGCTTTACGCTGCCGCTTTGGTCCGAGGCGCCTGTTTTTTCAGTGGAAGATGCAGTCAAGGCGGCGATGGAAACAAATCCGGGTATCGAAAGCGCGCACTGTGAGTGGCTGTCGGCATCGGCGAAAGCGGAAGCGGCGCAATGGCGCCGGTTTCCTTCCCTTTCCGTTTCTGCCGGTTATCAGCGATTAAGCGAGTTGCCTCCGGCTTCCATGGAGATCGACAATCCTTTCGGCCCCGGTACCGTTTCCTTCGACTATCCGCCGTCATTGATAAATATGTATTCGTTCGATGTCAATCTTCAGTATCCCGTTTTTTCGGGTTTCCGAATACGGGAAGCCGCGGCGATTGCGTCGCTTCAGGCCGATGGTAAATTGGTCACTCTGGAGATGGTAAAATTGTCCTTGATTTTTGAAGTCCGCCGTGCATATTGGGAAGCGGTTCGCGCTTCCAATAATGTCGAGACATTGAAAAAAAACCTCGAGCTTGTACGGACGAACCGCGAGCTCGTCGACAAGCTGGCCGCTCAAGGCTCTGCGACGCGTGCCGACCAGCTAACGGCCGCAATGCGCTATAACCAGGCGGAAATCGATCTCGGAGACGCACTCTCGATGCAAATGCGCGCTTACATGGTGCTTGCGTCGCTTACCGGTGACATTGAAAAAACCGGCCATGTTGCCGCCGATCCTTCGGAATCCGGATTGCCCTATATACTCTCATCACGACCCGGTGAAGAAAACGGCACCCGCTTCGATGAAAACCTCGATGAGATGCGGCTGATTCAAACAGCCCTCGAACGGCGTCCCGAAACCCGCCTTTCCTCCATTGCAGTAAAAACAGCGGAGCACGGCACAAAACTCGCACAGGCCCCGTTGTATCCGGCGCTTGCGCTTAACGGAAATTATACGCTGGCGAACCCGAACCAGAGGGTTTTTCCTCAAAAAGATGCATTTACCGGAACATGGACCGTCGGTGTAAATATTGGTTATGATCTCGGCGGGTTGGCGGCGACAATCAATGAAAGCGTTTCACAGAAACAGGCGATCGGGAAAGCCCGTGCGGATGCCGAAAAACAGCGGAATATAGTTATCCTTGATGTTCGAACCTGTCTATTGAATCTCGTTCGAACCCGTAAAGATCTCGGCCTGACAAAGGGCATGATCGGGCAGGCGGAAGAAAACCTCCGTGTCGTTCAACAGAAGTTCGATATCGGTGTGGTAAAAAGCCCGGATCTGCTTGCAGCGCAGCTCGATCTGTTACGGACAGAGTTCGCAATTATAAACAGGGAGATCGATGTAAAAATAGCGAATGCCGATTTGTCGCGGGCATTGGCCCTTGACGAGATTCGGTAA
- a CDS encoding MarR family transcriptional regulator, whose amino-acid sequence MGNEILLIELLNNIRKRLLKRLSPLKKEGPLSFAEILVLHKLYHRKKCRVTDLAREFGIPPSTLTGMLDRLVIQGFIERGMDPNDRRGVILTVTEATVKLVRERIAAVTESLRGIFLSLPPERQERLIIELQYVLECLEREEKK is encoded by the coding sequence ATGGGAAACGAGATTCTATTAATCGAGTTATTGAATAACATAAGGAAGAGGTTGTTGAAACGATTGTCTCCGCTTAAGAAGGAAGGTCCATTGTCGTTCGCGGAAATACTTGTTCTCCACAAGCTGTACCATAGGAAAAAGTGCAGGGTAACCGATCTCGCCCGGGAATTCGGTATACCGCCCAGTACCCTTACCGGGATGCTTGACCGGCTGGTGATACAGGGGTTTATCGAACGCGGCATGGACCCGAATGACCGCAGGGGTGTTATTTTAACCGTTACTGAGGCTACCGTAAAATTAGTGCGGGAAAGGATTGCCGCCGTCACGGAATCATTAAGAGGGATATTTCTGTCCTTGCCGCCCGAAAGACAGGAGCGATTGATAATCGAGTTACAATATGTTCTGGAGTGTCTGGAGCGTGAAGAAAAAAAATGA
- a CDS encoding MATE family efflux transporter, with product MVGKIDLNRVFVKKLISLAVPLFLQSVAMSLLSFIDVIMVGQLGDTVVAGVGIGNQINFIRIILTFGTALGVGVFIAQYWGAKDIGRLHRFQGIGLALSLLIGIVFSLFSIFFPRLIISLYSDDPGAIMVGSGYIRILGISFIINSVAIIFSQVLRSTENVKIPLFSSVLGFGLNTLLNYLLIFGNFGFPRLGYQGAAIATVISRFVEAGFLLVVTYVKRLPTASSLRQLIDWDLRSVVRFFRIGGPIILHNGFWIIGVNIYTMVYGKVSTEALAAFYICKSFESVSNMLFSAFGNSSGIMLGNRLGAGEFETARTYAYNFFFLEFLVAAFFAAVFILGRPVFVMMYNLSDTSVYYLSVILVIFGLFTFPKAGNIVLNMGILRSGGDTTFAMFLDLGAVWLYGVPMAFIGAFVLKLPVYIVIGLVSLEEVIKFTVGYLRFKSGRWLRNLTE from the coding sequence ATGGTTGGAAAGATCGATTTGAACCGGGTATTCGTAAAAAAACTCATATCGCTCGCTGTCCCGCTTTTTCTTCAGTCTGTGGCGATGTCGCTACTGAGTTTTATCGATGTGATCATGGTCGGCCAGCTCGGGGATACGGTTGTCGCCGGCGTGGGGATCGGTAACCAGATCAATTTCATACGTATTATTCTGACCTTTGGAACGGCGTTGGGAGTGGGGGTTTTTATCGCCCAGTACTGGGGGGCAAAGGACATCGGCCGTCTGCACCGCTTTCAGGGAATCGGACTGGCGCTTTCGCTTTTAATCGGTATCGTGTTCTCTCTATTTTCAATTTTTTTCCCCCGCCTCATCATCTCCCTCTATTCGGACGATCCGGGAGCGATAATGGTCGGTTCCGGGTATATCCGGATACTCGGAATATCGTTTATCATCAACAGCGTTGCCATAATCTTTTCCCAGGTTCTTCGCAGTACTGAAAATGTCAAAATACCGCTTTTTTCCAGTGTATTGGGATTCGGACTTAATACCCTTCTCAACTATCTTTTGATTTTCGGAAATTTCGGTTTTCCCCGGTTGGGGTATCAAGGGGCCGCAATCGCCACCGTCATATCGAGATTCGTCGAAGCGGGATTTTTGCTTGTCGTCACCTATGTGAAACGGCTTCCGACCGCCTCGTCATTAAGGCAGCTTATCGATTGGGACCTCCGGTCTGTCGTACGGTTTTTCAGGATAGGAGGGCCGATAATCCTGCATAACGGATTCTGGATCATCGGTGTCAATATCTATACAATGGTGTACGGCAAGGTCAGTACCGAAGCCCTTGCCGCATTTTATATCTGTAAATCATTTGAAAGCGTCTCCAACATGCTTTTTTCCGCCTTCGGAAACTCGAGCGGTATCATGCTGGGAAACCGGCTCGGTGCGGGCGAATTCGAAACCGCCCGCACGTACGCCTACAATTTCTTTTTTCTCGAATTTCTGGTCGCCGCTTTCTTTGCAGCGGTCTTTATCCTGGGCAGGCCGGTCTTTGTCATGATGTACAATCTTTCCGACACATCGGTTTATTATCTCTCGGTAATTCTCGTCATTTTCGGCCTGTTCACTTTCCCGAAGGCGGGCAATATCGTCCTGAACATGGGAATTCTCAGAAGCGGCGGTGACACGACCTTTGCCATGTTCCTCGATCTGGGGGCGGTCTGGCTTTACGGGGTCCCCATGGCCTTTATCGGGGCTTTTGTGCTGAAGCTTCCCGTTTATATCGTTATCGGACTGGTAAGCCTGGAAGAGGTGATCAAGTTCACTGTCGGCTATCTCCGCTTTAAAAGCGGCCGCTGGCTGAGAAACCTGACGGAGTAA
- a CDS encoding leader peptide processing enzyme: protein MNKIVNTILFIFVATIVNIIIMIALFLIPYILLALILRENMEHILIVLWVVLPLFAMGGGLFIYSKIMNYISAKIDMQKYFHPIIKPKK, encoded by the coding sequence ATGAATAAAATTGTCAATACGATTCTTTTTATTTTCGTTGCAACGATAGTGAATATCATTATCATGATCGCCCTCTTTCTGATCCCTTACATTCTGCTTGCTTTGATTTTGCGTGAAAATATGGAACACATCCTTATCGTACTCTGGGTGGTTCTTCCCCTTTTTGCGATGGGCGGCGGGCTTTTTATCTATTCGAAAATCATGAATTATATATCCGCAAAAATCGATATGCAGAAGTACTTTCATCCGATTATAAAACCAAAGAAATAG
- a CDS encoding signal peptidase II has protein sequence MSDETNRNTTGKDFLITRVVPFSLSAGILLIDQIVKLLIVINLPLRASINILGDFLKLTHVRNKAIAFGIGGNLPGGLKEVLFFVLPLLVIVFLVIFILRSNDLKPLQRWTLCAIVGGGLGNIMDRIIRPEGVVDFIDMDFFDITIKGIIDIKRWPTYNLADATIVVGICILVVSMIIEEIRAKKERNEK, from the coding sequence GTGAGCGACGAAACGAATCGGAACACAACAGGAAAAGATTTCCTCATCACAAGGGTCGTCCCGTTCAGCCTTTCTGCGGGAATACTCCTCATCGATCAGATCGTGAAGCTGCTGATTGTCATCAACCTTCCCCTTCGCGCATCGATAAATATTCTGGGAGATTTTCTCAAGTTAACCCATGTGCGGAACAAGGCGATTGCGTTCGGTATCGGTGGAAACCTGCCGGGAGGGCTAAAAGAGGTGCTTTTTTTCGTGCTGCCCCTGCTGGTAATCGTGTTTCTGGTAATTTTTATTCTCCGTTCCAACGATCTCAAACCCCTTCAGCGATGGACGCTTTGTGCCATCGTTGGCGGCGGACTCGGCAATATCATGGACAGAATTATCCGGCCTGAGGGGGTCGTGGATTTTATCGATATGGATTTCTTCGATATAACGATAAAAGGGATCATCGATATAAAACGATGGCCGACCTACAACCTTGCCGATGCCACCATTGTCGTGGGTATCTGTATCCTCGTCGTCTCGATGATTATTGAAGAGATCCGTGCAAAAAAAGAAAGGAATGAAAAATGA
- a CDS encoding Nif3-like dinuclear metal center hexameric protein: MTAGEFDAVMHELLQIDLVRGTDASLNGLQVGRKEKEIQKVAFAVDASLQSFEQAAREDADLIFVHHGLLWSKQERIVGNLYKRLAFLAGRDLCLYAVHLPLDMHPELGNNIGIAKRLGLASPEPFGSYKGVKIGFKGRFETRKTIDEITDLLLSKKENRPFVLPFGPEKIETVGIVSGGDPKSALQAIEEELDLFITGDASHEIYHECLEAGLNVIFAGHYLTEVWGVKQVAEYLKKNTDLETLVLDIPTGL, translated from the coding sequence ATGACAGCGGGTGAATTCGATGCCGTCATGCATGAACTCCTTCAGATTGATCTTGTCAGGGGAACGGACGCTTCTCTCAATGGATTACAGGTCGGAAGGAAGGAAAAGGAGATTCAAAAGGTCGCGTTCGCCGTGGATGCATCGCTTCAAAGTTTCGAACAGGCCGCGCGGGAGGACGCGGACCTCATCTTTGTCCATCACGGACTGCTCTGGAGCAAACAAGAACGGATCGTCGGGAATTTGTACAAACGTCTTGCTTTTCTCGCCGGCCGCGATCTTTGTCTCTATGCGGTCCATCTTCCCCTCGATATGCATCCCGAACTCGGGAACAACATCGGAATCGCAAAGCGACTCGGCCTTGCTTCACCGGAACCCTTTGGGTCGTACAAGGGTGTGAAAATCGGTTTTAAGGGGCGATTCGAAACACGAAAAACAATCGATGAGATCACGGACCTTCTTTTGAGTAAAAAGGAAAACCGGCCGTTTGTCCTTCCTTTCGGACCGGAAAAAATAGAGACGGTCGGTATCGTGTCCGGCGGTGATCCGAAGTCGGCACTGCAGGCGATCGAGGAAGAACTCGATCTCTTCATTACCGGTGACGCTTCTCATGAGATCTATCACGAGTGCCTCGAAGCGGGACTCAACGTCATCTTTGCGGGGCATTATCTTACCGAAGTGTGGGGTGTCAAACAGGTCGCGGAGTATCTGAAAAAAAACACGGATCTCGAAACGCTTGTCCTCGATATCCCCACCGGTTTGTAA